One region of Glycine max cultivar Williams 82 chromosome 9, Glycine_max_v4.0, whole genome shotgun sequence genomic DNA includes:
- the LOC100785748 gene encoding glutamic acid-rich protein: MGGKGKRRREKNYRAAHGGYTGLPPPPDASKHDALPSKLRQIISFTQNPTGAIGFSNDKKNVGGHAQNKTALKDTGDVETVDVKQGISNGQLKAPQLLDRSEEKRMESGGVDKKKKKRKRKEVKDLRFEMEVDKTSSQLKRKERKKKYFEAKKKKHKKSNEEKMDFPGQEKIKFGDIVQAPPKLAVPPKAFKNASQERLRLQAIEEYRSRKGWASRPGSHLPPPATTLDP; this comes from the exons ATGGgaggaaagggaaaaagaagaagagagaaaaactaCAGGGCTGCTCATGGTGGCTACACTGGCCTCCCTCCTCCACCTGATGCTTCTAAACATGACGCTTTGCCCTCCAAACTTCGTCAAATCATCTCTTTCACACAAAACCCAACTG GGGCGATTGGGTTTTCAAATGACAAGAAAAACGTTGGTGGGCATGCCCAAAAT AAGACTGCCTTAAAGGACACAGGTGATGTTGAAACTGTAGATGTCAAACAGGGGATCTCTAATGGACAATTGAAGGCACCTCAACTTCTGGATAGGAGTGAAGAAAAGCGTATGGAAAGTGGTGGtgttgacaagaaaaagaaaaaaagaaagaggaaggAGGTTAAAGATCTCAGGTTTGAAATGGAAGTGGATAAAACAAGCTCCCAGTTAAAAAGAAAGGAACGTAAGAAAAA GTATTtcgaagcaaaaaagaagaagcacaaaaaatccaatgaagaaaaaatggaCTTCCCtggacaagaaaaaataaaatttggagatATTGTACAAGCCCCACCAAAGTTAGCTGTTCCTCCTAAG GCATTCAAGAATGCTTCTCAAGAGAGACTTAGACTCCAGGCTATAGAGGAATACAGGAGTCGCAAAGGATGGGCGTCAAGGCCAGGAAGTCACCTTCCACCTCCTGCGACTACTTTGGACCCTTAA
- the LOC100801255 gene encoding LOW QUALITY PROTEIN: ferruginol synthase (The sequence of the model RefSeq protein was modified relative to this genomic sequence to represent the inferred CDS: inserted 3 bases in 2 codons; substituted 1 base at 1 genomic stop codon): MDYQTILLLITFVSETILIFIPKLFNHTPESTNLPPGPPXFSIIGNILEIATNPHKAATXLSRIYGPLMTXKLSSITTIIISSPQVGKQVLHENGQVFSSRTIPHSLHALDHHKYSVVFMPPSPKWRNLRRVCATKIFSPQVLDSTQILRQQIAILVKFQFYKLISILYLNKVP, encoded by the exons ATGGACTACCAAACAATACTTCTGCTTATTACCTTTGTGAGTGAAACCATTCTTATCTTCATCCCTAAATTATTCAACCATACTCCAGAATCTACCAACCTTCCACCCGGGCCACC TTTTTCTATCATAGGAAACATCTTGGAAATTGCCACAAATCCGCACAAAGCAGCAACCTAACTTTCTAGAATTTATGGACCTCTTATGA TTAAACTTAGCAGCATAACTACCATAATAATCTCCTCTCCTCAAGTAGGTAAACAAGTATTGCATGAAAATGGCCAAGTCTTTTCTAGTAGGACAATCCCACATTCACTCCATGCACTTGACCATCACAAATATTCTGTTGTGTTTATGCCACCATCACCCAAATGGAGGAACCTTAGAAGAGTTTGTGCTACAAAAATATTCTCCCCACAAGTGCTTGATTCCACTCAAATCCTTCGCCAACAAATTGCAATATTGGTCAAATTTCAATTCTATAAGTTAATTTCAATTCTGTATTTAAATAAAGTTCCTTAA
- the LOC100801799 gene encoding cytochrome P450 76T24 produces the protein MAEVLRNPDKLVKSRKELSQTVGKYVTVVKETLRLHPPGPLLVPHKCDEMVSISSFNVPKNAQILVNVWAMGRDPTIWENPTIFMPERFLKCEVDFKGHDFELIPYGAGKRICPGLPLAHRTMHLIVASLVHNFEWKLADGLMPEHISMKDQFGLTLKKVQPLRVQPIPIKHD, from the coding sequence ATGGCAGAGGTGCTACGCAACCCAGATAAATTGGTAAAATCAAGAAAAGAGTTATCTCAAACAGTTGGAAAATATGTAACAGTGGTGAAGGAAACTCTTCGCTTGCATCCGCCAGGTCCACTTTTAGTACCCCATAAGTGTGATGAAATGGTAAGCATATCTAGCTTCAATGTGCCTAAAAATGCACAAATCTTGGTCAATGTGTGGGCCATGGGAAGAGATCCAACCATTTGGGAGAATCCAACAATTTTTATGCCTGAAAGATTTTTGAAGTGTGAGGTTGATTTTAAAGGTCATGATTTTGAGCTCATACCCTATGGGGCAGGCAAAAGGATATGCCCTGGATTGCCATTAGCTCACAGGACAATGCATCTAATAGTAGCATCCCTTGTACACAACTTTGAATGGAAGCTAGCTGATGGGTTAATGCCAGAACACATAAGCATGAAGGACCAATTCGGGTTAACCTTGAAGAAGGTCCAACCTCTTCGAGTTCAACCTATTCCAATCAAGCACGACTAA
- the LOC100786262 gene encoding RecF/RecN/SMC N terminal domain-containing protein, producing the protein MEILYSKLYDKYTKLKSKKLSDLDHINKEQEGKFVNYLTAAEELIEHLKSEKEGLVEQVNELRTEFSSLRAAKEKEVADYQKLLMEEKEKNEALSEEVEKLLKLHQERTSHVLYNNSKIKTVDDQFKANSNSSSIRMTRKHTKQIALEKEARSISLENEGNSVERESTPNACKETVSDNLLECCTKANDRSGIDLHESGHGNWLIQTLFEYALSMKLSLDYQAGRICLSALHGSSGYSFSLSWIGKSPGEEEAEAELLYHVISLGTFERVAPEWMREDIMFSPSMCPIFFERISRVIKLNH; encoded by the exons ATGGAAATTCTGTATTCGAAGCTCTACGACAAGTACACCAAACTCAAG TCTAAGAAACTCTCCGATTTGGATCACATAAACAAAGAACAAGAGGGTAAATTCGTGAATTACTTGACCG CTGCGGAAGAGTTGATAGAGCACTTGAAGAGCGAGAAGGAAGGGCTTGTTGAACAAGTCAATGAGTTGAGAACTGAATTTTCTTCACTTAG GGCTGCCAAAGAGAAAGAGGTTGCGGATTATCAAAAGCTTTTGatggaggaaaaagaaaaaa ATGAAGCTCTTTCTGAAGAAGTTGAGAAATTGCTAAAGCTTCACCAGGAAAGAACATCTCATGTTTTATATAATAACAGCAAGATCAAGACCGTAGATGATCAGTTTAAGGCAAACTCTAACAGCTCATCtataagaatgacaagaaaaCATACAAAGCAGATTGCTTTGGAGAAAGAAGCAAGGTCAATATCTTTGGAAAATGAAGGTAATTCTGTGGAGAGAGAGTCAACACCAAATGCCTGCAAGGAGACTGTTTCTGACAAT CTGTTGGAGTGTTGTACCAAGGCTAACGATCGATCAG GCATTGATTTACATGAAAGTGGTCATGGTAACTGGCTTATTCAAACTCTTTTTGAGTATGCACTGAGCATGAAATTATCCTTGGATTATCAAGCAGGACGAATATGCCTGTCTGCACTGCATGGATCAAGCG GTTACTCCTTCAGTTTATCGTGGATCGGCAAATCACCTGGAGAGGAGGAAGCAGAAGCAGAGCTGCTGTACCATGTTATATCTCTAGGCACATTTGAAAGAGTGGCACCAGAATGGATGAGGGAGGACATCATGTTCAGCCCAAGCATGTGCCCCATCTTCTTTGAAAGGATATCTCGTGTTATAAAGTTGAACCACTAG
- the LOC100786262 gene encoding recF/RecN/SMC N terminal domain-containing protein isoform X1, whose amino-acid sequence MEILYSKLYDKYTKLKSKKLSDLDHINKEQEGKFVNYLTAAEELIEHLKSEKEGLVEQVNELRTEFSSLRAAKEKEVADYQKLLMEEKEKTLSEEVEKLLKLHQERTSHVLYNNSKIKTVDDQFKANSNSSSIRMTRKHTKQIALEKEARSISLENEGNSVERESTPNACKETVSDNLLECCTKANDRSGIDLHESGHGNWLIQTLFEYALSMKLSLDYQAGRICLSALHGSSGYSFSLSWIGKSPGEEEAEAELLYHVISLGTFERVAPEWMREDIMFSPSMCPIFFERISRVIKLNH is encoded by the exons ATGGAAATTCTGTATTCGAAGCTCTACGACAAGTACACCAAACTCAAG TCTAAGAAACTCTCCGATTTGGATCACATAAACAAAGAACAAGAGGGTAAATTCGTGAATTACTTGACCG CTGCGGAAGAGTTGATAGAGCACTTGAAGAGCGAGAAGGAAGGGCTTGTTGAACAAGTCAATGAGTTGAGAACTGAATTTTCTTCACTTAG GGCTGCCAAAGAGAAAGAGGTTGCGGATTATCAAAAGCTTTTGatggaggaaaaagaaaaaa CTCTTTCTGAAGAAGTTGAGAAATTGCTAAAGCTTCACCAGGAAAGAACATCTCATGTTTTATATAATAACAGCAAGATCAAGACCGTAGATGATCAGTTTAAGGCAAACTCTAACAGCTCATCtataagaatgacaagaaaaCATACAAAGCAGATTGCTTTGGAGAAAGAAGCAAGGTCAATATCTTTGGAAAATGAAGGTAATTCTGTGGAGAGAGAGTCAACACCAAATGCCTGCAAGGAGACTGTTTCTGACAAT CTGTTGGAGTGTTGTACCAAGGCTAACGATCGATCAG GCATTGATTTACATGAAAGTGGTCATGGTAACTGGCTTATTCAAACTCTTTTTGAGTATGCACTGAGCATGAAATTATCCTTGGATTATCAAGCAGGACGAATATGCCTGTCTGCACTGCATGGATCAAGCG GTTACTCCTTCAGTTTATCGTGGATCGGCAAATCACCTGGAGAGGAGGAAGCAGAAGCAGAGCTGCTGTACCATGTTATATCTCTAGGCACATTTGAAAGAGTGGCACCAGAATGGATGAGGGAGGACATCATGTTCAGCCCAAGCATGTGCCCCATCTTCTTTGAAAGGATATCTCGTGTTATAAAGTTGAACCACTAG
- the LOC100786789 gene encoding spastin-like, with protein MSFLQGIIDSFNSIFTHDNNNNYHNTNSPSSSSSTNRMEASPPPSVSNERVAYKLKGYFDLATQEIAKGVRAEEWGLIDDALLHYRNAHSILLEANSTPVPSYITTSEQQKVQSYREKISKWQSQVSERLQTLARRAGSSSANQSTSKLGQTAAAPIKTLSTRKNVLQKPPQRGGQVNKVGSPKSSQASGVNYDDKLVEMINTAIVDRSPSVRWEDVAGLEKAKQALMEMVILPTKRRDLFTGLRRPARGLLLFGPPGNGKTMLAKAVASESQATFFNVTAASLTSKWVGEAEKLVRTLFMVAISRQPSVIFIDEIDSIMSTRLANENDASRRLKSEFLIQFDGVTSNPDDIVIVIGATNKPQELDDAVLRRLVKRIYVPLPDENVRKLLLKHKLKGQAFSLPSRDLERLVKETERYSGSDLQALCEEAAMMPIRELGVDILTVKANQVRGLRYEDFKKAMTIIRPSLNKSKWEELERWNEEFGSN; from the exons ATGAGTTTCTTGCAGGGAATAATTGATTCCTTCAACTCCATCTTCACACAtgataacaacaacaattatcACAACACcaattctccttcttcttcttcctcaacgAATCGAATGGAAGCTTCTCCTCCTCCTTCGGTTTCGAACGAGCGCGTTGCATACAAGCTCAAAGGCTACTTCGATTTAGCAACGCAAGAGATCGCGAAGGGCGTTAGGGCAGAGGAATGGGGCTTGATCGACGACGCGCTTCTTCACTACCGTAACGCGCACTCGATCCTCCTCGAAGCTAATTCAACTCCCGTTCCTTCCTACATCACTACCAG TGAACAGCAGAAGGTGCAATCGTATCGAGAGAAGATATCTAAATGGCAGAGTCAGGTTTCTGAGAGGTTGCAGACTCTCGCTAGACGAGCTGGCAGCTCATCTGCAAATCAG AGCACCTCAAAACTTGGTCAAACTGCTGCCGCTCCAATTAAGACATTGAGTACTAGAAAAAATGTGTTACAAAAGCCCCCTCAAAGAGGAGGTCAGGTGAATAAAGTTGGAAGCCCAAAATCTAGTCAAGCATCTGGTGTAAATTATGATGACAAACTAGTTGAAATGATTAACACTGCCATAGTAGATAGAAGTCCTTCTGTTAGATGGGAAGATGTTG CTGGGCTTGAAAAGGCAAAGCAAGCTTTAATGGAGATGGTCATTTTGCCAACTAAAAGAAGAGACTTGTTTACGGGACTTCGAAGGCCAGCCAGAG GTTTGCTTCTCTTTGGTCCGCCTGGTAATGGAAAAACCATGCTTGCCAAAGCAGTGGCTTCAGAATCACAAGCAACATTTTTTAATGTCACAGCAGCTTCCTTGACATCAAAATGG GTGGGTGAAGCTGAAAAGCTTGTCCGGACACTATTCATGGTAGCTATATCCAGACAGCCATCTGTAATTTTCATTGATGAG ATTGATAGTATAATGTCAACAAGGTTGGCAAATGAGAATGATGCCAGCAGACGATTAAAATCTGAATTTCTTATCCAGTTTGATGGGGTGACCTCCAATCCTGATGATATTGTGATTGTAATTG GTGCAACAAATAAGCCACAAGAATTAGATGATGCAGTTCTTAGGAGACTG GTAAAGAGAATATACGTACCTTTACCAGATGAAAATGTTCGGAAGCTTCTGCTGAAACACAAACTCAAGGGTCAAGCATTCTCCTTACCTA GTAGAGATCTTGAGAGGCTTGTAAAAGAGACTGAAC GATATTCTGGCAGTGATCTGCAAGCCTTGTGTGAAGAAGCTGCAATGATGCCAATTAGAGAGCTGGGTGTTGACATTCTTACTGTAAAGGCTAATCAG GTAAGAGGACTGAGATACGAGGATTTTAAGAAGGCAATGACTATCATTAGGCCGAGCTTAAACAAAAGTAAGTGGGAAGAGCTTGAGCGTTGGAATGAGGAATTTGGCTctaattga
- the LOC100787866 gene encoding fasciclin-like arabinogalactan protein 10 — translation MAHLLPFLVLTLLAATASAHNITDILAANPDYSDFNDFLSQTGLAGDINTRQTITVLVLNNAAFSAVAAKHPLSVVKNLLSLHILLDYFDNTKLHQITNGTTLSTTLYQTTGNANGNVGSVNITDLKGGKVGFGSAAPGSKLDSSYIKSVKSIPYNISVIEISAPIMAPGILAAPPPSADVNITALIEKAGCKTFASLISSNGLIKTFQATADKGLTIFAPNDEAFKAKGVPDLSKLTNAEVVSLLQYHAAAKYLPVGSLKTTKDSINTLASNGAGKFDLTVSVAGDSLTLHTGVDSSRIADTILDSSPLSIYSVDSVLLPQELFAKSPSPAPAPESVSSPTPAPSPVAEAPSPFPASPPAPAGESPAGAPAEAPSSEAERSSSAGKNDGVHVKASAALTVAVSALSAFVISATFM, via the coding sequence ATGGCTCACCTGCTCCCCTTCCTCGTCCTCACTCTCCTCGCCGCCACCGCCTCCGCCCACAACATCACCGACATTCTCGCCGCCAACCCCGACTACAGCGACTTCAACGACTTCCTCTCCCAAACCGGCCTCGCCGGCGACATCAACACCCGCCAGACCATCACCGTCCTCGTCCTCAACAACGCCGCCTTCTCCGCCGTCGCCGCGAAACACCCCCTCTCCGTCGTCAAGAACCTCCTCAGCCTCCATATCCTCCTCGACTACTTCGACAACACAAAGCTCCACCAGATCACCAACGGGACCACTCTTTCCACCACTCTCTACCAAACCACAGGTAATGCCAACGGCAACGTCGGCTCCGTCAACATCACCGACCTCAAAGGCGGCAAGGTCGGCTTCGGCTCCGCGGCTCCCGGCTCCAAACTCGACTCCTCCTACATCAAATCCGTCAAAAGTATCCCCTACAACATCTCCGTCATCGAAATCAGCGCGCCGATAATGGCGCCGGGGATCCTCGCGGCTCCTCCTCCGTCAGCCGACGTTAACATAACGGCGCTAATCGAAAAAGCCGGATGCAAAACGTTCGCCTCACTTATCTCCTCTAACGGACTCATTAAAACGTTTCAGGCAACGGCGGATAAAGGTTTGACTATTTTCGCTCCTAACGATGAAGCGTTTAAGGCGAAAGGAGTACCTGATTTGAGCAAGCTCACGAACGCTGAAGTGGTTTCGCTCTTACAGTATCACGCAGCCGCTAAGTACCTTCCTGTTGGATCTTTGAAAACAACGAAGGATTCCATTAATACTCTCGCTTCCAATGGCGCCGGAAAGTTCGATTTGACCGTTTCCGTCGCCGGAGATTCCCTCACGTTACACACCGGTGTTGATTCGTCGAGGATTGCGGACACCATTCTGGATTCCTCTCCGCTTTCGATTTATTCAGTCGACAGCGTTCTTCTTCCGCAGGAACTGTTCGCGAAGTCGCCGTCTCCCGCTCCGGCGCCGGAATCGGTTTCTTCTCCTACTCCTGCACCGTCACCAGTGGCGGAAGCGCCTTCGCCGTTTCCCGCGTCGCCTCCGGCTCCCGCGGGAGAGAGTCCCGCTGGTGCTCCGGCGGAAGCGCCATCATCAGAAGCTGAGCGGAGTAGTTCCGCCGGTAAGAATGACGGGGTTCACGTGAAAGCTTCTGCGGCTCTCACTGTTGCAGTGTCTGCATTGTCTGCATTTGTGATTTCTGCtacttttatgtaa
- the LOC100527709 gene encoding ankyrin repeat-containing protein, with protein MVTNLPATKSTNTTTSLQEKRHRSIFEVPPNFFDCCRLLPSPHSSVSDHYSVSRTQTLEPSSNDDVVLDAPQNAVVSAPRWTCNTCKTQFDSLQDQRSHFKSDIHRFNVKLTIAGKNIVKEEDFEVLTSEFVKDYDVSSISGSEIDDDSETESQSQSVLCDKSSKSFKTKLFFRLQTGQRVSVWKCLIMNVTENVLYDNEKAENQVVEKLKSLTAEPRDNTYLRIVLLASGGHFAGCVFDGDAVVAHKTFHRYVVRAKAGKKQSSKDASGRAAHSAGASLRRYNEIALKKEVHELFTDWKPYFDASNCIFIHAPSSSRQLLYDGERSYFTNQQCAIRNIALTVRRPTFREAKRVYSQLIQVTYEADEKEVLQSNQEDSVSIHISKINVSPTSSKGDMAELDDKDKAEAFSSKQNDELPISSNGESEDDLSCKSTPLHQAAQSDDSLKVLEFLEQGLDPCIKDERGRTPYMLAHDKEVRNTFRRFMASNLDKWDWQAAKVPSALTKEMEESQAAKQAEKDAKRKARAKELKKLRKAKEKKAQVEATLPKNDSKTIEKQVTASTSVKGQSQLKSGVQLSKEDQIRMAQAAEREKRAAAAEKRIAALKIQANSATTAPTMSEPKSGLAGDIYCSCCNSSLAGKVPFHRYNYKYCSTSCMHVHREILEDQ; from the exons ATGGTGACTAATCTTCCTGCAACAAAGTCCACCAACACAACGACGTCGTTACAGGAGAAACGACACCGTTCTATCTTCGAAGTTCCACCGAACTTCTTCGATTGTTGTCGCCTTCTCCCTTCTCCTCACTCATCCGTTTCCGACCACTACAGCGTATCCAGAACCCAAACCCTCGAACCATCCTCAAACGACGACGTCGTTTTGGATGCCCCTCAAAACGCGGTCGTTTCCGCGCCTAGGTGGACCTGCAATACCTGCAAGACTCAATTCGATTCCCTTCAGGACCAGCGTTCCCATTTCAAATCCGACATTCATCGATTCAAC GTGAAGCTGACAATTGCTGGAAAGAATATTGTGAAGGAAGAAGATTTTGAGGTTCTGACATCTGAATTTGTCAAAGACTATGATGTGTCAAGTATATCAGGATCAGAAATTGACGATGATAGTGAAACTGAGTCTCAGAGTCAAAGTGTATTGTGTGACAAATCTAGCAAAAGTTTTAAAACGAAACTATTCTTCCGTCTTCAGACAGGGCAGAGAGTTTCTGTCTGGAAGTGTTTGATTATGAATGTGactgaaaatgtattgtatGATAATGAAAAGGCTGAGAATCAAGTGGTTGAGAAGTTGAAATCTTTGACTGCTGAGCCCAGAGACAATACCTATTTGAGGATTGTTCTGCTTGCGTCTGGTGGGCACTTCGCAGGTTGTGTCTTTGACGGTGATGCTGTTGTGGCTCACAAGACATTTCACAG ATATGTTGTAAGGGCGAAGGCAGGAAAAAAACAATCATCTAAAGATGCTTCTGGCAGGGCTGCTCATTCTGCTGGGGCTTCACTTCGTCGATATAATGAAATCGCATTGAAGAAG GAAGTTCATGAACTGTTCACTGATTGGAAACCTTATTTTGATGCTTCCAATTGCATTTTTATACATGCACCTTCAAGTAGTCGTCAACTGCTTTATGATGGAGAGAGATCGTACTTTACCAATCAGCAGTGTGCTATTAGAAATATTGCTTTGACTGTTCGGAGGCCTACTTTCAGGGAAGCAAAGCGGGTATATAGCCAGTTGATCCAGGTAACCTATGAAGCAGATGAAAAGGAAGTTTTGCAAAGCAACCAAGAGGATTCAGTATCAATTcacatttctaaaataaatgtcAGTCCAACCTCCAGCAAGGGGGACATGGCTGAGTTGGATGACAAAGATAAAGCTGAAGCTTTTTCAAGTAAACAAAATGATGAACTCCCAATTTCAAGTAATGGAGAAAGTGAGGATGATCTATCTTGTAAATCAACTCCTTTACATCAGGCAGCACAATCGGATGACTCTCTAAAGGTTTTAGAGTTCTTGGAACAGGGCTTGGATCCCTGCATCAAAGATGAAAGGGGGAGGACCCCATATATGTTGGCACATGACAAAGAAGTGAGGAATACTTTCAGAAGGTTTATGGCGTCAAATCTTGACAAATGGGATTGGCAAGCTGCAAAAGTGCCCAGTGCATTGACCAAAGAAATGGAAGAATCACAAGCTGCTAAGCAG GCAGAAAAAGATGCTAAGAGAAAAGCTAGAGCAAAAGAATTAAAGAAATTGCgtaaagcaaaagaaaagaaggcTCAG GTTGAAGCCACCTTGCCTAAGAATGATTCGAAAACTATAGAGAAGCAAGTAACTGCTTCAACATCGGTTAAGGGACAATCTCAACTAAAAAGTGGTGTGCAATTATCCAAAGAG GACCAAATAAGAATGGCACAGGCTGctgaaagagaaaagagagcAGCTGCTGCCGAGAAGAGAATAGCTGCCCTCAAAATTCAAGCTAATAGTGCAACCACTGCACCAACCATGTCAGAACCTAAAAGTGGATTAGCCGGTGACATTTACTGTTCCTGTTGTAATTCATCACTTGCTGGTAAAGTTCCCTTCCACCGGTATAATTACAAATACTGCAGCACATCATGCATGCATGTACACAGGGAGATCCTAGAAGACCAATG